A stretch of Gorilla gorilla gorilla isolate KB3781 chromosome 9, NHGRI_mGorGor1-v2.1_pri, whole genome shotgun sequence DNA encodes these proteins:
- the FANCF gene encoding Fanconi anemia group F protein, with the protein MESLLQHLDRFSELLAVSSTTHVSAWDPATVRRALQWARYLRHVHRRFGRHGPIRTALERRLHNQWRQEGGFGRGPVPGLANFQALGHCDVLLSLRLLENRALGDAARYHLVQQLFPGPGVRDADEETLQESLARLARRRSAVHMLRFNGYRENPNLQEDSLMKTQAELLLERLQEVGKAEAERPARFLSSLWERLPQNNFLKVIAVALLQPPLSPRPQEELETSIHKSPGEGSQVLVHWLLGNSEVFAAFCRALPAGLLTLVTSRHPALSPLYLGLLTDWGQRLHYDLQKGIWVGTESQDVPWEELHNRFQSLCQAPPPLKDKVLTALETCKAQDGDFEVPGLSIWTDLLLALRSGAFRKRQVLGLSAGLSSV; encoded by the coding sequence ATGGAATCCCTTCTGCAGCACCTGGATCGCTTTTCCGAGCTTCTGGCGGTCTCAAGCACAACCCACGTCAGCGCCTGGGACCCCGCCACCGTGCGCCGGGCCTTGCAGTGGGCGCGCTACCTGCGCCACGTCCATCGGCGCTTTGGTCGGCATGGCCCCATTCGCACGGCTCTGGAGCGGCGGCTGCACAACCAGTGGAGGCAAGAGGGCGGCTTTGGGCGGGGTCCAGTTCCGGGATTAGCGAACTTCCAGGCCCTCGGTCACTGTGACGTCCTGCTCTCTCTGCGCCTGCTGGAGAACCGGGCCCTCGGGGATGCAGCTCGTTACCACCTGGTGCAGCAACTCTTTCCGGGCCCGGGCGTCCGGGACGCCGATGAGGAGACACTCCAAGAGAGCCTGGCCCGCCTTGCCCGCCGGCGGTCCGCGGTGCACATGCTGCGCTTCAATGGCTATAGAGAGAACCCAAATCTCCAGGAGGACTCTCTGATGAAGACCCAGGCGGAGCTGCTGCTGGAGCGTCTGCAGGAGGTGGGGAAGGCCGAAGCGGAGCGTCCCGCCAGGTTTCTCAGCAGCCTGTGGGAGCGCTTGCCTCAGAACAACTTCCTGAAGGTGATAGCGGTGGCGCTGTTGCAGCCGCCTTTGTCTCCTCGGCCCCAAGAAGAGTTGGAAACCAGCATCCACAAATCACCTGGAGAGGGGAGCCAAGTGTTAGTCCACTGGCTTCTGGGGAATTCGGAAGTCTTTGCTGCCTTTTGTCGCGCCCTCCCAGCCGGGCTTTTGACTTTAGTGACTAGCCGCCACCCAGCGCTGTCTCCTCTCTATCTGGGTCTGCTAACAGACTGGGGTCAACGTTTGCACTATGACCTTCAGAAAGGCATTTGGGTTGGAACTGAGTCCCAAGATGTGCCCTGGGAGGAGTTGCACAATAGGTTCCAAAGCCTCTGTCAGGCCCCTCCACCTCTGAAAGATAAAGTTCTAACTGCCCTGGAGACCTGTAAAGCGCAGGATGGAGATTTTGAAGTACCTGGTCTTAGCATCTGGACAGACCTCTTATTAGCTCTTCGTAGTGGTGCATTTAGGAAAAGACAAGTTTTGGGTCTCAGCGCAGGCCTCAGTTCTGTATAG